In the Kribbella sp. NBC_00482 genome, one interval contains:
- a CDS encoding carbohydrate ABC transporter permease, with the protein MNGLETRRRPTRVVLWVALVAVLVLYGFPFVYLLLTSFKTPLDAIAVPPQVLPSQWTLDNYVAALSKDGVVPALINSVATAVLSTAFSLALGVPAAYAITRYRTPSGRIFVVAALVTRMVPTIAVGAPLVETMRRLGISDTTIGLAIAHTTISLPLSIWLMSSFFEAVPIELEEAAKVDGSDRLQAFRHVVLPVVSGGLAVTAIFAFLASWNEFLFALLLTSVRAQTTPIVIANFQTQFGLDWGGMTALSALYSVPVILLTLALQRHIVAGLTLGAVKG; encoded by the coding sequence ATGAACGGCCTCGAGACCCGCCGCCGTCCGACGCGAGTCGTCCTGTGGGTCGCGCTCGTCGCCGTACTGGTGCTGTACGGATTCCCGTTCGTCTACCTGCTGCTGACGTCGTTCAAGACGCCGCTCGACGCGATCGCCGTACCGCCCCAGGTGTTGCCGTCGCAGTGGACGCTCGACAACTACGTCGCCGCGCTCAGCAAGGACGGCGTCGTACCGGCGCTGATCAACAGCGTCGCAACCGCAGTGCTCAGTACGGCGTTCTCACTCGCCCTCGGGGTGCCGGCGGCGTACGCGATCACCCGCTACCGAACGCCGAGCGGGCGCATCTTCGTGGTCGCGGCGCTGGTCACCCGGATGGTGCCGACGATCGCGGTCGGGGCGCCGCTGGTCGAGACGATGCGGCGGCTCGGCATCTCGGACACCACGATCGGTCTGGCGATCGCCCACACCACGATCTCGCTGCCGCTGTCGATCTGGCTGATGTCGAGCTTCTTCGAGGCGGTCCCGATCGAGCTGGAAGAAGCCGCCAAGGTCGACGGCAGCGATCGGCTGCAGGCGTTCCGGCACGTCGTTCTGCCGGTCGTTTCCGGCGGCCTGGCGGTCACGGCCATCTTCGCGTTCCTCGCGTCCTGGAACGAGTTCCTGTTCGCACTGCTGCTCACGTCGGTGCGGGCCCAGACCACGCCGATCGTGATCGCCAATTTCCAGACGCAGTTCGGCCTCGACTGGGGCGGAATGACCGCGCTCTCGGCGCTCTACTCCGTCCCGGTCATCCTGCTCACTCTCGCGCTCCAGCGGCACATCGTCGCCGGCCTGACCCTCGGCGCCGTCAAGGGCTGA
- a CDS encoding carbohydrate ABC transporter permease produces the protein MRLTDRRFALALIAPAALFLAAFVAWPLIRFVSNAFYEISPMAGGPRTFVGFENFATAFDSPAFQGAALRTIVYTVIVVALEFTFGLAVALVFAALGSRSAVFRTVFMYPLMVAPVVAGLLWRFLLIDNFGILNELLRRVGLLHSTDQITWLSNPKIALFSVALPDIWLTTSFITLILFAGLQNVPGDVIEAARIDGVRFPTLLFRIILPLLRPVIAVALIVRGIDAARAFDIILIQTNGGPQDSTTTLSLLIYRTMTRNGDPGLASAMGTVYLIAMLLVAAIAIFAIWRPGGDQA, from the coding sequence GTGCGCCTCACCGACCGCCGGTTCGCGCTCGCACTGATCGCTCCGGCCGCCTTGTTCCTGGCCGCCTTCGTGGCGTGGCCACTGATCAGATTTGTCTCGAACGCGTTCTACGAGATCTCGCCGATGGCCGGCGGCCCGCGGACGTTCGTGGGTTTCGAGAACTTCGCGACCGCGTTCGACTCCCCGGCATTCCAAGGAGCGGCGCTGCGGACGATCGTCTACACGGTCATCGTGGTCGCGCTCGAATTCACCTTCGGGCTCGCCGTGGCGTTGGTCTTCGCGGCGCTCGGCAGCCGGTCGGCCGTGTTCCGGACTGTGTTCATGTACCCGCTCATGGTCGCCCCGGTGGTAGCCGGCCTGCTGTGGCGATTCCTGCTCATCGACAACTTCGGCATCCTCAACGAGTTGCTGCGCCGAGTCGGACTGCTGCACAGCACGGACCAGATCACCTGGCTGAGCAATCCGAAGATCGCACTGTTCTCGGTGGCGCTGCCGGACATCTGGCTGACGACCTCGTTCATCACGCTCATCCTCTTCGCGGGACTGCAGAACGTTCCGGGTGACGTCATCGAGGCTGCTCGGATCGACGGCGTACGGTTCCCGACGCTGCTGTTCCGGATCATCCTGCCGCTGCTGCGACCGGTGATCGCCGTGGCGCTGATCGTTCGCGGCATCGACGCGGCCCGCGCGTTCGACATCATCCTGATCCAGACCAACGGAGGGCCACAGGACAGTACGACGACGCTCAGCCTGCTGATCTACCGCACGATGACACGCAACGGCGATCCCGGCCTTGCCAGCGCCATGGGCACCGTCTATCTGATCGCGATGCTCCTGGTCGCCGCGATCGCGATCTTCGCCATCTGGCGGCCCGGGGGTGATCAGGCATGA
- a CDS encoding ABC transporter substrate-binding protein, translating into MNLRSTSGRLRTAMAGIAVATSVILAIAGCGAGGSSEGAAGKLTVLVEGGGKAELQPIADLYQKDTGTTVELVELPYDGLYDRIQTELGSGKTSFDVAALDAIWLSAFSGGVSPLDDLFTDDVKRDLFPGLVAEAQVGGSYVGMPAWTNSEILYYRTDLFGDPKEKAAFQAKYGYALVPPTTWKQYKDVAEFFTRDTNGDGQTDLYGTDVKGAVETEWLATVSQTGEKTMVLDPKSGDVTIDDADHLAALNFYTSLLPFAPPGAAQLDWAGAQNLFYQGKLAMMRFWGHAYTQTPANAAVKGKIGVAPMIAGPGGIAGVPGAWYLSVPKATDKQAEAKKFIAFAYEHNDLSVKTSLGLVARISAFESQAGVAGHENYPAILTTLKSPATIARPATPKWQEIVTSVLTPMLQKSVAKGADNAALLKQAKAQIQAIVK; encoded by the coding sequence ATGAACCTTCGCAGCACGAGCGGTCGTCTCCGGACCGCGATGGCCGGCATCGCCGTGGCGACGAGTGTGATCCTGGCGATCGCCGGATGCGGTGCCGGTGGCAGCTCGGAAGGCGCGGCCGGCAAGCTCACCGTCCTGGTGGAGGGCGGCGGAAAGGCCGAGCTCCAGCCGATCGCCGATCTCTACCAGAAGGACACCGGTACGACGGTCGAACTCGTCGAACTGCCGTACGACGGTCTCTACGACCGGATCCAGACCGAGCTCGGCTCGGGCAAGACGTCCTTCGACGTCGCCGCGCTCGACGCCATCTGGCTGAGCGCCTTCTCCGGCGGTGTCTCGCCGCTCGACGATCTGTTCACCGACGACGTGAAGCGCGATCTGTTCCCGGGCCTGGTGGCCGAGGCACAGGTCGGCGGGTCGTACGTCGGGATGCCGGCGTGGACGAACTCCGAGATTCTCTACTACCGGACCGACCTGTTCGGCGACCCGAAGGAGAAGGCTGCCTTCCAGGCGAAGTACGGGTACGCGCTGGTGCCGCCGACCACGTGGAAGCAGTACAAGGACGTGGCCGAGTTCTTCACCCGCGACACGAACGGCGACGGCCAGACCGATCTGTACGGCACCGATGTGAAGGGTGCGGTCGAGACGGAGTGGCTGGCCACGGTTTCGCAGACCGGCGAGAAGACGATGGTTCTCGATCCGAAGAGCGGCGACGTCACCATCGACGACGCCGATCACCTGGCAGCGTTGAACTTCTACACCAGCCTGTTGCCGTTCGCGCCGCCCGGCGCCGCGCAGCTCGACTGGGCCGGCGCGCAGAACCTCTTCTACCAGGGCAAGCTCGCGATGATGCGCTTCTGGGGCCATGCCTACACCCAGACCCCGGCCAATGCCGCGGTCAAAGGCAAGATCGGCGTCGCTCCGATGATCGCGGGCCCCGGCGGCATCGCCGGCGTACCGGGCGCCTGGTACCTATCGGTGCCCAAGGCAACCGACAAGCAGGCCGAGGCCAAGAAGTTCATCGCCTTCGCCTACGAGCACAACGACCTCTCGGTCAAGACGTCGCTGGGTCTGGTCGCGCGGATCTCGGCGTTCGAATCGCAAGCCGGCGTCGCCGGGCACGAGAACTACCCGGCCATCCTCACGACGCTGAAGTCGCCCGCGACGATCGCGCGGCCGGCCACACCGAAGTGGCAAGAGATCGTGACGTCGGTGCTGACGCCGATGCTGCAGAAGTCGGTCGCCAAGGGCGCGGACAACGCGGCACTGCTGAAACAGGCGAAGGCTCAGATTCAGGCCATCGTCAAGTAG
- a CDS encoding NosD domain-containing protein: MPSTIYDVTTWTIPSSPSTTAYTDIGAIVNSIIADIKTNQPTQASKPGAVIYVPPGDYSLKTRIVIDISYLQLKGSGHGFTSSSIRYNSGNTSSWHEIWPGGSRIRVENTDGNAEAILISRSGDPRLSSIELLDFCLDGVSFTPNQNSYLNGKIGIRSTTATDSLRIRGLGMVYLERGIVITDADALHIQGNFLCENGSCIELVGSGQASMVNDNMIGAGYVGFSIYAENHFGLIVSGNNVFPRGKSSVHLKNCTNNTISANRLHAFYPGMIQCEGACHNNLIGSNHFLRVPESFPAMTGFNNGLDDLFGLVQLNGSGNTVVGNHFSFDVPAANITPSGATPTIVLVKSGSNNYVATNHTAANVAVRTVVLDGSTVNTKVLDCGTSAEFQALSGATYGFRATP, encoded by the coding sequence ATGCCCTCGACGATCTACGACGTCACCACCTGGACCATCCCCAGCAGCCCGTCGACCACCGCCTACACCGACATCGGCGCGATCGTGAACAGCATCATCGCCGACATCAAGACGAACCAGCCGACGCAGGCCTCCAAGCCCGGTGCGGTCATCTACGTCCCGCCGGGCGACTACTCGCTCAAGACCCGGATCGTCATCGACATCAGCTACCTGCAGCTCAAGGGATCCGGGCACGGCTTCACCTCGTCGAGCATCCGGTACAACTCCGGCAACACCTCCAGCTGGCACGAGATCTGGCCGGGCGGCAGCCGGATCCGGGTCGAGAACACCGACGGGAACGCCGAGGCGATCCTGATCAGCCGCAGCGGCGACCCCAGGCTCAGCTCGATCGAACTGCTGGACTTCTGCCTGGACGGCGTCTCGTTCACGCCGAACCAGAACAGCTACCTCAACGGCAAGATCGGGATCCGATCGACCACCGCCACCGACTCGCTGCGGATCCGGGGCCTGGGGATGGTGTACCTGGAGCGCGGGATCGTGATCACCGACGCCGACGCGCTGCATATCCAGGGCAACTTCCTCTGCGAGAACGGCAGCTGCATCGAGCTCGTCGGATCCGGGCAGGCCAGCATGGTCAACGACAACATGATCGGCGCCGGCTATGTCGGCTTCTCGATCTACGCCGAGAACCACTTCGGCCTGATCGTCTCCGGGAACAACGTCTTCCCCCGGGGCAAGAGCTCGGTGCACCTGAAGAACTGCACGAACAACACGATCAGCGCGAACCGCCTGCACGCCTTCTATCCGGGCATGATCCAGTGCGAAGGCGCCTGCCACAACAACCTGATCGGATCGAACCATTTCCTCCGGGTCCCCGAATCGTTCCCGGCGATGACCGGCTTCAACAACGGGCTCGACGATCTCTTCGGGCTCGTGCAGCTCAACGGCAGCGGCAACACCGTGGTCGGCAATCACTTCTCGTTCGACGTGCCGGCCGCGAACATCACGCCGTCCGGAGCGACCCCGACGATCGTCCTGGTGAAGTCGGGGAGCAACAACTACGTCGCCACCAATCACACGGCCGCGAACGTCGCCGTACGCACCGTTGTACTCGACGGATCGACGGTCAACACGAAGGTCCTCGACTGCGGCACCTCGGCGGAGTTCCAGGCGCTGAGCGGAGCGACGTACGGGTTCCGGGCCACGCCATGA
- a CDS encoding ricin-type beta-trefoil lectin domain protein, translating into MIRVALFLARFLAWVLALTGLTAVPAAVAGSPADYPEYPYAATDYTEPFRGQFHFSPQNGFMNDINAPLYYRGVYHLFFQHNPHGLSWDAAVHWGHATSTDLVHWTQQPISLEPGVHSGNLWSGSGWVDLNNVTGLKVGSDDPILLFTNTDGVSIAYSTDGAKTFQMYNGGAKVITDPVESRDPKVQWDPQHNRWELVTFRAGTGAAFYTSTNLLDWTYRGAYAANWFVECPDLYQLLVDGDTNAQKWVLQDASGEYVVGSLDANGLFVSDWATPQRMEWGVSGAAFPPSTWYAPQTFNQLPNGRIVQLGWQPSNAGVTWTGNASFPVELALKTYPEGIRLTRNPVSEISTIRTSTQTWGSRTITTDPATDPLSGISADTYEISAQFDLTGATASEFGFRLHARADGSSDRTVAYGVAAQTLYGAPAPPISNQVTIRILVDRGQLEVFGNNGKTVVSDNVAFDSSPASLGLHLYAVGGAVTLTSLSFSPIGSTWTPGPAGTAPAGAIVSTTRQDMCVDRDVASGKVQLWSCLANSNQTWSLDSLGQLKTGGVCLEVPSGQTANLTLLNVATCSGGDNQKWHQANFGSLINQASGRCLDLPEADFTNGRQLQIYDCVATRNQSWVGPT; encoded by the coding sequence ATGATCCGGGTCGCCCTGTTCCTGGCTCGGTTCCTGGCCTGGGTCCTGGCGCTCACCGGTCTGACGGCGGTCCCGGCCGCCGTCGCCGGCTCACCCGCCGACTATCCGGAGTACCCGTACGCCGCCACCGACTACACCGAACCGTTCCGCGGTCAGTTCCACTTCAGCCCGCAGAACGGGTTCATGAACGACATCAACGCTCCCTTGTACTACCGCGGTGTGTACCACCTGTTCTTCCAGCACAACCCGCACGGCCTGTCGTGGGACGCGGCGGTGCACTGGGGGCACGCGACGAGCACCGACCTCGTGCACTGGACGCAGCAACCGATCAGCCTCGAGCCCGGTGTGCACAGTGGCAACCTCTGGTCGGGATCGGGCTGGGTCGACCTCAACAACGTGACCGGGCTGAAGGTCGGGTCCGACGACCCGATCCTGTTGTTCACCAACACCGACGGCGTCAGCATCGCGTACTCGACCGACGGGGCGAAGACCTTCCAGATGTACAACGGCGGAGCGAAGGTCATCACCGATCCGGTCGAGAGCCGCGACCCCAAGGTGCAGTGGGACCCGCAGCACAACCGCTGGGAACTCGTCACGTTCCGGGCCGGGACCGGCGCCGCGTTCTACACCTCGACGAATCTGCTCGACTGGACCTATCGCGGCGCCTACGCGGCCAACTGGTTCGTCGAATGTCCCGACCTCTACCAACTGCTGGTCGACGGGGACACCAACGCGCAGAAGTGGGTCCTCCAGGATGCCAGCGGCGAGTACGTCGTCGGCTCACTCGACGCGAACGGCCTGTTCGTCTCGGACTGGGCGACCCCGCAGCGGATGGAATGGGGAGTGTCCGGCGCGGCCTTCCCACCGTCCACCTGGTACGCGCCCCAGACCTTCAACCAGCTGCCGAACGGCCGCATCGTCCAGCTGGGCTGGCAGCCGAGCAACGCCGGCGTGACCTGGACCGGCAACGCTTCCTTCCCGGTCGAGCTCGCCCTGAAGACCTATCCGGAGGGCATCCGCCTCACCCGCAATCCGGTCAGTGAGATCTCTACCATCCGTACGTCGACGCAGACCTGGGGATCGCGCACGATCACGACGGATCCGGCGACCGATCCACTCAGCGGCATCTCGGCCGACACGTACGAGATCAGCGCCCAGTTCGACCTGACCGGCGCCACCGCGTCGGAGTTCGGATTCCGCCTGCACGCGCGCGCGGACGGATCGAGCGATCGCACCGTCGCGTACGGCGTTGCGGCGCAGACCCTGTACGGCGCGCCGGCGCCACCGATCTCGAACCAGGTCACGATCAGAATCCTCGTGGACCGCGGGCAACTGGAGGTCTTCGGCAACAACGGCAAAACCGTAGTGAGCGACAACGTCGCCTTCGACTCCTCCCCCGCCAGCCTCGGGCTTCACCTGTACGCCGTCGGCGGTGCGGTCACCCTCACCTCACTCAGCTTCTCCCCCATCGGCTCGACCTGGACGCCCGGCCCCGCGGGCACGGCTCCCGCCGGCGCCATCGTGTCGACCACGCGCCAGGACATGTGCGTCGATCGCGATGTTGCCAGCGGCAAGGTGCAGCTGTGGTCCTGCCTGGCGAACTCCAACCAGACGTGGAGTCTCGACAGCCTCGGACAACTGAAAACAGGAGGCGTCTGCCTGGAGGTGCCGTCCGGCCAGACGGCGAACCTGACCTTGCTGAACGTCGCAACCTGCTCAGGCGGCGACAACCAGAAGTGGCACCAAGCCAACTTCGGCTCCCTCATCAACCAGGCCTCCGGCCGATGCCTGGACCTCCCCGAAGCCGACTTCACCAACGGCCGCCAACTACAAATCTACGACTGCGTAGCCACCCGAAACCAAAGCTGGGTAGGCCCCACCTGA
- a CDS encoding ATP-binding protein produces MESGREPPRPGSVRTYDDLAERLRALRSWAGVSYREAHRRTVRDRTARGVCEIPAYATVYHCFQPGRSRIDPELLVDIVRVLVEDDAAAAEWRQVCQVVDQRAAEASVVDVATDLPADLPQFTGRRAELNRVPAGTVTGLVTIHGMAGAGKTTLATHIAQRLVPGRRLFVDLRGYDPDRPPADPAAVLGAFLRRLGVRGSEIAPLDLARRTAMYRSLLARSPALVLLDNAGSEDQVAPLLTAADGCLTLVTSRRRLQLPGITQEIALEPFAPAESVELLRRTATGQVDAAPELAARIADLCGHLPLAVALIAGWMDNRPDWTLSDHLDRLAERRGSLRLDDTVEVALATSYERLPEDDQRLLRLLSLHPGPDLDACAAAALTGGGLSSTTATLDRLVSASVLRQPATERFAMHDLVRIFASDRAREEERPAGRRSALVKLYDHYRRTAKCALVHYAPQDRHRHPEVPDPGTPTPPIADRDSAAAWLETERANLLAIASHASNHGSPQHAVDLSVLLFRFLDDAGHHQDAANLHELAARIAAPPGRARALINLGTACWRLGRYDEALQHNQDALAIHQELGDRVGEGIALTNLAVSYGRLDRLPEAIEHYRTAIDILATTDDRVTEGVALGNLGYALERSGRLDEALEQNLRHLELARRIGDRAAQGVALGNVGSVYQRLGRLDEALQHHEQALVLARETGYRLGELSILNELGADLHLLGRFDPALETYRRAESLADELDNPGELDSARAGIEQCQQALGSRTSDSGR; encoded by the coding sequence ATGGAATCCGGCCGCGAGCCTCCCCGCCCGGGCTCGGTGCGCACGTACGACGACCTCGCCGAGCGTCTTCGAGCGCTCAGATCGTGGGCCGGAGTGTCGTACCGCGAGGCGCACCGGCGGACCGTCCGCGACCGGACGGCCCGAGGTGTCTGCGAGATCCCCGCGTATGCGACCGTCTACCACTGCTTCCAGCCTGGCCGGAGCCGGATCGACCCGGAGCTACTGGTCGACATCGTGCGCGTGCTGGTCGAGGACGACGCAGCGGCGGCCGAGTGGCGACAGGTGTGCCAGGTGGTCGATCAGCGCGCCGCCGAGGCGTCCGTCGTGGACGTGGCAACCGATCTCCCGGCCGACCTGCCGCAGTTCACCGGCCGGCGAGCAGAGCTGAACCGGGTACCGGCCGGCACCGTGACCGGGCTGGTGACGATCCACGGGATGGCGGGCGCAGGCAAGACGACTCTCGCCACCCACATCGCCCAGCGGCTGGTCCCAGGGCGGCGCCTGTTCGTCGACCTGCGCGGCTACGACCCGGATCGACCACCGGCAGACCCGGCCGCCGTACTAGGTGCCTTCCTGCGTCGGCTCGGCGTGCGCGGTAGCGAGATCGCGCCGCTCGACCTGGCACGGCGTACGGCGATGTACCGCTCCCTGCTTGCCCGTTCCCCGGCGCTGGTGCTGCTCGACAACGCGGGCAGCGAGGACCAGGTGGCACCGCTGCTGACCGCCGCGGACGGCTGTCTGACCCTGGTGACGAGCCGTCGACGTCTCCAGCTGCCGGGAATCACCCAGGAGATCGCGCTCGAGCCGTTCGCTCCGGCGGAGTCGGTCGAACTGCTGCGCCGGACCGCCACCGGACAGGTCGATGCCGCGCCTGAGCTGGCCGCCCGGATCGCGGACCTGTGTGGCCACCTTCCGCTGGCGGTCGCACTGATCGCAGGCTGGATGGACAACCGACCGGACTGGACCTTGTCGGACCACCTCGATCGCCTCGCGGAGCGACGCGGCAGCCTCCGGCTGGACGACACGGTCGAGGTTGCTCTGGCGACGTCGTACGAGCGGCTCCCGGAGGACGACCAGCGGCTGCTGCGGCTGCTGTCTCTTCATCCTGGCCCGGACCTGGACGCGTGCGCCGCGGCCGCGCTCACCGGCGGTGGGCTCAGCAGTACTACTGCCACCCTCGACCGCCTGGTGTCCGCCAGTGTGCTGCGGCAGCCCGCGACCGAGCGGTTCGCGATGCACGACCTGGTCCGGATCTTCGCCTCGGACCGGGCGCGCGAAGAAGAGCGGCCGGCCGGGCGCCGCTCGGCGTTGGTCAAGCTCTACGACCACTACCGCCGTACGGCGAAGTGCGCGCTCGTGCACTACGCGCCGCAGGATCGCCACCGCCATCCGGAGGTCCCGGATCCGGGGACCCCCACGCCGCCGATCGCCGACCGTGACAGCGCGGCTGCCTGGCTGGAAACGGAGAGGGCGAACCTGCTGGCGATCGCGAGCCATGCCAGCAACCACGGTTCGCCTCAGCATGCCGTCGACCTGTCTGTCCTGCTGTTCCGCTTCCTCGACGATGCGGGGCACCATCAGGATGCCGCGAACCTGCACGAGCTGGCGGCCAGGATCGCTGCGCCACCCGGGCGAGCCCGCGCGCTGATCAACCTCGGAACCGCGTGCTGGCGGCTCGGCCGGTATGACGAGGCGCTGCAGCACAACCAGGATGCCCTCGCTATCCACCAGGAACTGGGCGACCGGGTCGGCGAGGGGATCGCCCTGACCAACCTGGCTGTCAGCTACGGACGACTCGACCGGTTGCCCGAGGCAATCGAGCACTACCGGACCGCGATCGACATCCTGGCCACGACCGACGACCGGGTCACCGAAGGCGTAGCGCTCGGCAACCTCGGATACGCACTGGAGCGCAGCGGCCGGCTGGACGAGGCACTCGAGCAGAACCTCAGGCACCTGGAGCTGGCGAGGCGAATCGGCGACCGGGCAGCCCAGGGTGTTGCCCTCGGCAACGTCGGCAGCGTGTACCAGCGGCTGGGACGGCTCGACGAGGCACTGCAACACCACGAGCAAGCCCTGGTGCTTGCCCGTGAGACCGGTTATCGACTGGGCGAACTGTCGATCCTCAACGAACTCGGGGCGGACCTGCACCTGCTCGGCCGATTCGATCCCGCCCTGGAGACCTACCGCCGCGCCGAGTCCCTCGCGGACGAGCTCGACAATCCTGGCGAGCTGGACAGTGCCCGCGCCGGGATCGAGCAGTGCCAGCAGGCCTTGGGCTCCCGGACCTCCGACTCAGGACGCTAG
- a CDS encoding phytanoyl-CoA dioxygenase family protein, whose amino-acid sequence MLDPVVDKGQLTETDRFIFESWGYFVIPNVLTKEEAAEAYDVSQRLHQSRDREFGQIGRTYESEPVLERLIDHPDVLPKVQGLLGDRFVLQAGWNTMQPAHAGNGRWHQDGSSAFDFKDLGYPVPLLQLRVSYLLTDQTVPGMGNMELIPGSHRSRVGLPDAIREPNDDIAIGHVVCAEAGAALVFHNGVWHRTFRHDGDLDRYTTHYVYSPPWVRPADRLTNDPEFLERTTPLRRALMGEFARPDAPFGANYDPLPI is encoded by the coding sequence ATGCTCGATCCCGTCGTCGACAAAGGTCAGCTGACCGAGACCGACCGCTTCATCTTCGAGTCGTGGGGCTACTTCGTGATACCCAACGTCCTGACCAAGGAGGAGGCCGCCGAGGCGTACGACGTCTCGCAGCGTCTGCACCAGAGCCGCGACCGCGAGTTCGGGCAGATCGGCCGGACCTACGAGAGCGAGCCGGTCCTCGAACGGCTCATCGACCATCCCGACGTACTTCCGAAGGTGCAGGGTCTGCTCGGCGACCGATTCGTGCTGCAGGCCGGCTGGAACACCATGCAACCGGCGCACGCCGGGAACGGCCGCTGGCACCAGGACGGATCGTCCGCCTTCGACTTCAAGGACCTGGGATACCCGGTGCCCTTGCTCCAGCTCCGCGTGTCGTACCTGCTCACCGATCAGACGGTGCCCGGCATGGGCAACATGGAGCTGATCCCCGGCAGCCACCGCTCGCGGGTCGGTTTGCCGGACGCAATCCGTGAGCCCAACGACGACATCGCGATCGGCCATGTCGTGTGCGCCGAGGCCGGGGCCGCCCTGGTGTTCCACAACGGCGTCTGGCACCGAACCTTCCGCCACGACGGCGACCTCGACCGCTACACAACGCACTACGTCTACAGCCCACCCTGGGTCCGCCCGGCCGATCGCCTCACCAACGACCCCGAGTTCCTCGAGCGCACCACACCCCTGAGGCGCGCGTTGATGGGAGAGTTCGCCCGACCAGACGCCCCCTTCGGCGCCAACTACGACCCACTTCCGATCTGA
- a CDS encoding ABC transporter substrate-binding protein — protein MRYPFRTSAGPLVAVTLAAALAVAGCSSSGPSGSASGAAGGTLVVGVTSDPDTLFPWKATQFQAVNVLQNVYGTLTEFGQDLKVVPGLAKEWKTTDGGKTLTLTLRDGVTFSDGSAMDSADVKFSLDKIMDEKTAAVARASLASVSAVQAPDAHTVVLKLSTPDAALPGNLASTNLAILSSTDTEQKLGSATNGTGPYKLSKRTPSQSLTLAKNDKYWGSEKPKLDAIEFRVIPDESSIVSAMQSGNVQLAVFDDPLVAKTAEGGNLQVAKTPQLSYHVLQLNARHGDLANVNVRLAIQCAIDRKQVLDAAALGEGEVTGPITAPEFKSDPAQRPCPQRDLTKAADYLAKAGKPDGLHVKAIVSQGEYATSVNEAQSLKAQLAEAKITLDLETLESGAFVDRWVAGTFDAAVALNGGRPDPDGMYGRYFTSKGNLNKVAGYSSPKLDQLFAAGKASTDEAQRKQIYSQVSAELENNAAWIWLFTGFTYTATTSQVKGFVPMVNGSLQYLRTTTVS, from the coding sequence ATGCGGTACCCGTTCCGAACGTCAGCCGGCCCACTCGTGGCTGTGACTCTCGCCGCGGCGCTGGCAGTCGCCGGCTGCTCCTCGTCCGGTCCGTCGGGATCTGCGTCCGGCGCCGCCGGAGGGACCTTGGTCGTCGGCGTCACCTCCGACCCGGACACGCTGTTCCCCTGGAAGGCAACGCAGTTCCAGGCCGTCAACGTCCTGCAGAACGTCTACGGGACGCTGACCGAGTTCGGCCAGGACCTGAAAGTGGTTCCCGGCCTGGCCAAGGAGTGGAAGACCACAGACGGCGGCAAGACGCTCACCTTGACGTTGCGCGACGGCGTCACGTTCAGCGACGGCAGTGCGATGGACTCGGCGGACGTGAAGTTCTCGCTCGACAAGATCATGGACGAGAAGACCGCCGCCGTCGCCCGCGCTTCGCTCGCGTCGGTGAGCGCCGTCCAGGCGCCGGACGCGCACACCGTGGTGCTGAAGCTCAGCACGCCGGATGCCGCCCTGCCGGGCAACCTGGCCAGCACCAACCTGGCCATCCTGTCGTCCACCGACACCGAGCAGAAGCTCGGCTCGGCCACGAACGGCACCGGCCCGTACAAGTTGTCGAAACGGACGCCAAGCCAGTCCCTGACGCTGGCCAAGAACGACAAGTACTGGGGTAGCGAGAAGCCCAAGCTGGACGCCATCGAGTTCCGCGTGATCCCGGACGAGTCGTCGATCGTGTCCGCGATGCAGTCCGGCAACGTCCAGCTCGCGGTCTTCGACGACCCGCTGGTCGCCAAGACCGCTGAGGGCGGCAACCTGCAGGTCGCCAAGACGCCGCAGCTGAGCTATCACGTGCTTCAGCTGAATGCTCGCCACGGCGACCTCGCGAATGTCAACGTCCGGCTGGCGATCCAGTGCGCGATCGACCGCAAGCAGGTCCTGGACGCCGCCGCGCTCGGCGAGGGTGAGGTGACCGGGCCGATCACGGCGCCGGAGTTCAAGTCCGACCCCGCGCAGCGTCCCTGCCCCCAACGAGACCTGACCAAGGCGGCCGACTACCTCGCCAAGGCCGGCAAGCCTGACGGCCTGCACGTGAAGGCGATCGTCTCGCAGGGCGAGTACGCGACCTCGGTCAACGAGGCCCAGAGCCTCAAGGCCCAGCTCGCCGAGGCCAAGATCACCCTCGACCTGGAGACCCTCGAGTCCGGCGCGTTCGTGGACCGGTGGGTGGCCGGTACCTTCGACGCCGCCGTCGCCCTGAACGGCGGGCGACCGGATCCGGACGGCATGTACGGCCGCTACTTCACCAGCAAGGGCAACCTGAACAAGGTGGCCGGCTACAGCTCTCCCAAACTCGATCAGCTCTTCGCTGCCGGCAAGGCCAGCACCGACGAGGCGCAGCGCAAGCAGATCTACAGCCAGGTCTCGGCCGAACTGGAGAACAACGCGGCGTGGATCTGGCTGTTCACCGGGTTCACGTACACCGCCACCACCTCCCAGGTGAAGGGATTCGTCCCGATGGTGAACGGATCCTTGCAGTACCTGCGGACGACGACTGTCAGCTGA